The Nitrogeniibacter aestuarii genome has a window encoding:
- a CDS encoding pyrimidine 5'-nucleotidase gives MSSPVWLFDLDNTLHNASAHIFPHINASMTAYICEQLNVDETQANHLRMQYWQRYGATLLGLVRHHNVDPAHFLAETHRFDRLHDKVVFDRALRHRLEHLPGRKIVFSNGPSAYARSVLSIMGIARCFDDVFAVENMRLQPKPQTGAFRRLLRAHRLQPKACILIEDSLENLRAAKRLGMKTVWIDRSHGKPAYVDMKLSSVLQLPRAASKLRSTS, from the coding sequence ATGAGTTCCCCCGTCTGGCTCTTCGATCTGGACAATACGCTGCACAACGCCAGCGCTCACATCTTTCCGCACATCAACGCGTCGATGACCGCCTACATCTGCGAACAGCTGAACGTGGATGAAACACAAGCCAACCATTTGCGCATGCAGTACTGGCAGCGTTACGGCGCCACCCTGCTGGGGCTTGTCCGCCATCACAACGTGGATCCGGCGCATTTTCTGGCGGAAACGCACCGCTTCGATCGACTGCACGACAAGGTCGTGTTCGATCGCGCGCTGCGCCACCGGCTCGAGCATCTTCCGGGGCGGAAAATTGTCTTTTCGAACGGCCCGTCAGCCTACGCACGATCCGTTTTGTCCATCATGGGCATTGCGCGATGCTTTGACGACGTGTTTGCAGTCGAGAACATGCGCCTGCAGCCCAAACCACAGACCGGTGCATTCCGCCGTCTGCTGCGCGCCCATCGGTTGCAGCCGAAGGCCTGCATCCTCATCGAGGACAGTCTGGAGAACCTGCGGGCCGCCAAGCGCCTGGGCATGAAAACCGTCTGGATTGACCGCAGCCATGGCAAGCCGGCGTATGTGGACATGAAGCTATCCAGCGTCCTTCAGTTACCACGAGCTGCGAGCAAATTGCGTTCGACATCATGA
- a CDS encoding rhodanese-like domain-containing protein produces the protein MEFLQDNWYWAALAAFSGGFLLFDSARAQGDKTSLSPVQATLKINREDAIVVDVREQKEFAQGHIPNAKHIPLAAIEQRAGELDGHKNKPVILCCAMGSRSSSAAQSLRKLGFEQVFNLQGGMSAWQQAGQPVSTKRKK, from the coding sequence GTGGAGTTTTTGCAGGACAACTGGTACTGGGCAGCACTGGCGGCCTTCAGTGGCGGCTTTTTGCTGTTTGACAGCGCCCGCGCCCAAGGGGACAAGACGAGTCTTTCCCCGGTGCAAGCAACGCTCAAGATCAACCGCGAGGACGCAATCGTCGTCGACGTTCGCGAGCAGAAGGAATTCGCCCAGGGACACATTCCAAACGCGAAACACATTCCGCTCGCGGCCATTGAGCAGCGCGCCGGCGAACTCGATGGCCACAAGAACAAGCCGGTGATTCTCTGCTGCGCCATGGGCTCGCGCTCGTCAAGCGCAGCCCAGAGCCTGCGCAAGCTGGGTTTCGAACAGGTATTCAACCTGCAAGGTGGCATGTCAGCCTGGCAGCAGGCCGGCCAGCCCGTCAGCACCAAGCGGAAGAAGTAA
- a CDS encoding NAD(P)H-dependent glycerol-3-phosphate dehydrogenase, whose translation MKITVYGAGAWGTALAIAYAPDHDVVMWGRDADALALCERNRVNQALLPDRPFPAALRLEADLAKAAAHAELHLIVTPVAGLRAICEHLASTGNAMPVLWACKGFESGTGLLPHEVVADTLGETHPCGALTGPSFAAEVAAGQPTAITLAARDLAQATLWADALHRPRLRLYANDDLIGAEIGGAIKNVMAIAAGVSDGLGFGLNSRAALVTRGLAEISRLGLALGARQETFMGLAGLGDLVLTCTGDLSRNRRVGLMLAEGKPLAQILKELGHVAEGVLTTRETVARAQRHAVDMPLAQAVDDLLSGRMSAAEAVNDLLARSPKIE comes from the coding sequence ATGAAAATCACTGTCTATGGTGCCGGTGCCTGGGGAACAGCCCTGGCCATCGCCTACGCGCCCGACCACGATGTGGTCATGTGGGGTCGCGACGCGGATGCGCTTGCCCTGTGCGAGCGAAATCGCGTCAATCAAGCCCTGCTCCCTGACCGCCCTTTCCCGGCAGCACTTCGCCTTGAGGCTGACCTTGCCAAGGCCGCTGCGCACGCCGAGCTTCACCTGATCGTCACCCCGGTGGCGGGCTTGCGCGCCATCTGCGAACACCTGGCATCAACCGGCAACGCCATGCCCGTACTCTGGGCCTGCAAGGGCTTCGAGAGCGGGACCGGTCTGCTGCCACACGAGGTGGTTGCCGACACACTGGGTGAAACCCACCCGTGCGGCGCGCTGACCGGTCCAAGTTTCGCCGCAGAGGTCGCCGCCGGACAACCGACGGCCATTACGCTGGCGGCGCGCGACCTTGCCCAGGCAACCCTTTGGGCAGACGCCCTGCACCGCCCTCGCCTGCGCCTCTATGCCAACGACGATCTGATCGGGGCCGAAATTGGCGGCGCCATCAAGAACGTCATGGCAATCGCCGCAGGGGTATCCGACGGCCTCGGATTCGGCCTGAACAGTCGCGCTGCGCTCGTGACGCGGGGGCTGGCCGAAATTTCACGACTGGGCCTCGCCCTGGGGGCCCGCCAGGAAACCTTCATGGGACTGGCCGGTCTGGGCGATCTGGTTCTGACATGTACGGGTGACCTGTCACGGAATCGCCGTGTGGGGCTGATGCTCGCCGAGGGCAAACCGCTTGCCCAGATCCTCAAGGAGCTGGGCCACGTCGCCGAAGGCGTGCTGACCACACGAGAGACCGTCGCACGTGCTCAGCGCCATGCAGTTGACATGCCATTGGCGCAAGCCGTAGATGACCTGCTCTCTGGCCGCATGAGCGCGGCCGAGGCAGTGAATGATCTGCTCGCCCGTAGCCCGAAGATTGAATAA
- the bioB gene encoding biotin synthase BioB — MTSTAAPTTAQTTAPTAQATPWRVADVEALFAMPFNDLLFKAQQVHREHFDPNAVQRSTLLSIKTGGCSEDCGYCSQSARYDTGLERERLMPLDEVLENARAAKAKGASRFCMGAAWRGPKDKDLEPVLDMVREVKALGLETCVTLGMLNDGQAEKLAEAGLDYYNHNIDTSPEFYGQVITTHTLQDRLDTLGRVRDAGINVCCGGIVGLGEGRKSRAALIAQLANMDPQPDSVPINNLVRIEGTPLGENEAVDPIEFVRTIAAARITMPKAYVRLSAGRQQMSDEMQALCFLAGANSMFYGDRLLTTDNPEADRDETLFAKLGLNAV; from the coding sequence ATGACATCTACCGCAGCGCCCACCACGGCGCAAACGACAGCACCCACCGCCCAGGCCACCCCTTGGCGCGTTGCCGATGTCGAAGCCCTTTTTGCCATGCCGTTCAACGACCTGTTGTTCAAGGCGCAACAGGTCCACCGCGAGCATTTCGATCCGAATGCCGTTCAGCGGTCAACACTGCTTTCGATCAAGACCGGTGGCTGTTCTGAAGACTGCGGCTATTGCTCCCAGTCGGCCCGCTACGACACCGGCCTCGAACGCGAGCGACTCATGCCACTGGACGAGGTGCTGGAGAATGCCCGCGCAGCCAAAGCCAAGGGCGCCAGCCGCTTCTGCATGGGCGCAGCCTGGCGCGGCCCCAAGGACAAGGACCTCGAGCCGGTGCTCGACATGGTCCGCGAGGTCAAGGCACTCGGCCTCGAAACCTGCGTGACCCTGGGTATGCTGAACGACGGCCAAGCCGAAAAACTCGCTGAAGCCGGCCTCGACTACTACAACCACAACATTGATACCTCACCCGAGTTCTACGGCCAGGTGATCACCACGCACACGTTGCAGGACCGGCTCGACACGCTCGGCCGAGTGCGCGATGCGGGCATCAACGTGTGCTGCGGCGGCATCGTCGGTCTGGGCGAAGGCCGCAAGAGCCGCGCCGCCCTGATTGCCCAGCTCGCCAACATGGACCCGCAGCCCGACTCCGTCCCCATCAACAATCTTGTGCGGATCGAAGGCACGCCCCTGGGTGAAAACGAAGCCGTGGACCCGATCGAGTTCGTTCGCACCATCGCCGCTGCTCGTATCACCATGCCCAAGGCCTATGTGCGCCTCTCTGCCGGCCGCCAGCAGATGAGCGACGAAATGCAGGCCCTGTGCTTCCTGGCAGGCGCCAACTCGATGTTCTACGGCGACCGTCTGCTGACCACCGACAACCCGGAAGCCGATCGGGACGAAACCCTCTTCGCAAAACTCGGACTCAACGCCGTTTGA
- a CDS encoding tRNA (cytidine(34)-2'-O)-methyltransferase codes for MFHIVLFEPEIPPNTGNIIRLVANTGARLHLIKPLGFVLSDKAVARAGLDYHQMAHVTVHEDWAAFRVVCPSPRVFALTTRGGGRYDEVRYEAGDILLFGAETRGLPAWLHEEIPESQRIRIPMVAQSRSMNLSNATAVVLYEAWRQLDFESGI; via the coding sequence ATGTTTCATATCGTACTTTTCGAACCTGAAATTCCGCCGAACACGGGCAATATCATCCGCCTGGTGGCGAACACCGGTGCGCGGCTGCATTTGATCAAGCCCTTGGGATTTGTCCTGTCCGACAAGGCTGTGGCGCGAGCGGGGCTGGACTATCACCAGATGGCCCATGTGACCGTGCACGAAGACTGGGCTGCATTCAGGGTGGTTTGCCCGTCGCCGAGAGTGTTTGCACTGACGACCCGGGGGGGCGGTCGCTACGATGAAGTACGGTACGAGGCTGGCGATATCCTGCTGTTCGGCGCCGAGACGCGCGGACTACCTGCATGGTTGCATGAGGAAATCCCTGAGTCACAGCGTATTCGTATCCCCATGGTGGCCCAGTCACGGAGCATGAACCTGTCCAACGCAACCGCAGTGGTGCTGTATGAGGCTTGGCGTCAGCTCGATTTCGAGAGCGGCATCTGA
- a CDS encoding ArsR/SmtB family transcription factor, with translation MDLVGKTEQIETAARALKAISHPLRLSILCVVGAGEVCVQDIVEAVGTSQSNISQHLAILRDKGVLLTRKDANRVYYRVGDQRTLQLIALMKEVFCDEPPNKA, from the coding sequence ATGGATCTGGTCGGCAAGACCGAACAGATTGAAACCGCCGCTCGTGCCCTCAAGGCCATCTCGCATCCGCTCCGCCTGTCCATTCTGTGCGTGGTTGGCGCTGGCGAGGTGTGCGTCCAGGATATTGTCGAAGCTGTCGGCACGTCCCAGAGCAACATTTCCCAACATCTGGCAATCTTGCGCGACAAGGGCGTCCTGCTCACACGCAAGGATGCCAACCGCGTCTATTACCGTGTCGGCGACCAACGCACACTTCAGCTCATTGCACTGATGAAGGAAGTGTTCTGCGACGAACCGCCGAACAAGGCGTAA
- a CDS encoding ComF family protein, with the protein MFRYGAPVDRLIHALKYGHDLAVARALGHHMATRSQYLSFDCMIPVPLHRRRLAERGFNQSIELARETAHLHRCRINAGCVRRVIETPPQAGLNLKERRRNLRHAFDVSGRLDGQRVLVVDDVMTSGATLDRLAQTLKQAGAARVINLVCARTPSGR; encoded by the coding sequence GTGTTTCGGTATGGCGCCCCGGTTGACCGGTTGATTCATGCGTTGAAATACGGCCACGATCTCGCCGTTGCGCGCGCCCTTGGTCATCACATGGCCACGCGATCTCAATATCTGAGTTTTGACTGCATGATACCGGTTCCGTTGCACCGACGTCGGTTGGCCGAGCGTGGCTTCAATCAATCCATCGAGCTTGCGCGTGAAACGGCGCATCTGCATCGTTGTCGAATTAATGCAGGATGTGTCCGCAGAGTCATCGAAACACCGCCACAAGCGGGTCTCAACCTCAAGGAGCGACGCCGAAACCTGCGCCATGCCTTCGATGTCTCAGGCCGCCTCGACGGGCAGCGGGTGCTTGTGGTCGATGACGTGATGACCTCGGGGGCGACTCTGGACCGGTTGGCGCAAACCCTGAAGCAGGCGGGGGCTGCGCGCGTCATCAACCTGGTGTGTGCGCGAACGCCATCCGGGCGTTGA
- a CDS encoding murein hydrolase activator EnvC family protein, whose amino-acid sequence MFRRLLAPVALATLWVIAGAVFHQPAHAQHDAASSRAELNDIKARRKEAEAAAADTEKLRAEADKALKSADQAVSRAKRKLRELRKAQAEVKAALDEVRADQARTRTEIDAGREALGQWLKRYYQHGGEPGVGHLLSARDPNQLARDAYYLERVGREKQAIVERLRIAEARFVEQAAQIEIRQTALEANERKQKALTAELSKEQARRGKILAELSETLKAQRAQIGALKQDESRLMALIRQIETAPPPRPVIPRAEPADEPEIGHSGRAADASARGKAFAKLRGQLGFPVEGRLVGRFGQERASTGTSWKGVFIRSRAGDDVHAVADGMVVYSDWLRGFGNLVIVDHGDNYLTVYGNNEALFKSTGERVRSGDVIASVGDSGGIPESGLYFEIRHEGRPVDPLTWIRRE is encoded by the coding sequence GTGTTCCGACGCTTACTGGCGCCGGTGGCGCTGGCGACCCTGTGGGTGATCGCCGGCGCCGTTTTTCATCAGCCGGCGCATGCGCAGCATGATGCGGCATCGTCGCGCGCCGAACTGAACGACATCAAGGCACGTCGCAAGGAGGCCGAGGCCGCCGCCGCCGATACGGAGAAGCTGCGTGCCGAGGCCGACAAGGCACTCAAATCGGCCGATCAGGCTGTCTCACGCGCAAAGCGCAAGTTGCGCGAGCTGCGCAAGGCGCAGGCCGAGGTCAAGGCGGCGCTCGATGAGGTGCGGGCGGACCAGGCTCGAACCCGGACAGAGATCGACGCTGGCCGTGAGGCACTGGGGCAGTGGCTCAAGCGTTACTACCAGCACGGCGGTGAGCCCGGGGTGGGGCATTTGCTCAGTGCGCGCGATCCCAACCAGCTGGCGCGGGATGCGTACTACCTCGAACGTGTCGGGCGGGAAAAGCAGGCAATTGTCGAACGTTTGAGGATCGCTGAGGCGCGCTTCGTCGAGCAGGCCGCTCAGATCGAAATCCGGCAAACAGCGCTTGAAGCGAACGAACGCAAACAAAAGGCGCTGACGGCAGAGCTTTCAAAGGAGCAGGCGAGGCGGGGCAAGATACTCGCAGAACTCTCGGAGACGCTCAAAGCGCAGCGGGCACAGATCGGTGCTCTCAAGCAGGACGAATCACGGCTCATGGCGCTGATCCGTCAGATCGAGACGGCACCACCGCCCAGACCGGTCATCCCGCGCGCCGAACCCGCGGACGAGCCGGAGATTGGGCACAGTGGGCGCGCTGCGGATGCGTCCGCGCGGGGCAAGGCTTTCGCCAAGTTGCGCGGGCAGTTGGGTTTTCCCGTCGAGGGGCGCCTGGTCGGACGCTTCGGTCAGGAGCGCGCGTCCACCGGAACGAGCTGGAAGGGCGTTTTCATCCGCAGCCGTGCCGGCGACGACGTGCACGCCGTGGCTGACGGGATGGTGGTCTATTCCGACTGGCTACGCGGGTTCGGCAACCTGGTCATCGTGGATCATGGTGACAATTATTTGACGGTCTACGGAAACAATGAGGCCTTGTTCAAGTCAACCGGTGAGCGCGTTCGCTCGGGCGATGTGATCGCCTCTGTGGGTGACAGCGGAGGCATCCCCGAATCGGGTTTATACTTCGAAATCCGTCATGAAGGACGACCGGTCGATCCACTCACGTGGATTCGCAGAGAATGA
- the hemB gene encoding porphobilinogen synthase yields the protein MNRTPVFPATRMRRMRRDDFSRRLMREHVLTANDLIYPVFVLPGQGQRQTVASMPGVERVSLDLLYGVAEEALSLGVPALALFPVIEANKKSEGAEEAWNPEGLVPTVVAGLKDRFPELGVITDVALDPYTSHGQDGLIDASGYVMNDETLEALAKQARSHADAGADVVAPSDMMDGRVARIRAELDAGGHILTRILAYSAKYASSYYGPFRDAVGSAGNLAGGNKYTYQMDPANSDEAIREVSLDIAEGADMFMVKPGMPYLDIVRRVKNELQVPTFVYQVSGEFAMLKAAAANGWLDEKACALEALVAFKRAGADGVLTYYALEAARWLKA from the coding sequence ATGAACCGCACTCCCGTCTTTCCCGCCACTCGCATGCGCCGCATGCGTCGAGATGACTTTTCCCGCCGCCTGATGCGCGAGCATGTGCTGACGGCCAATGATCTGATCTATCCCGTTTTTGTCCTGCCAGGCCAGGGGCAGCGCCAGACGGTTGCGTCCATGCCCGGGGTCGAGCGCGTTTCGCTGGACCTGCTCTATGGAGTGGCGGAAGAGGCGCTCTCGCTCGGCGTGCCGGCGCTGGCGCTGTTTCCTGTGATTGAAGCGAACAAAAAGAGCGAAGGCGCCGAAGAGGCGTGGAACCCGGAGGGACTCGTGCCAACCGTGGTAGCGGGTCTCAAGGACCGCTTTCCCGAACTCGGCGTCATCACCGATGTGGCGCTCGATCCCTACACCAGTCATGGTCAGGACGGCCTGATCGATGCCAGTGGCTACGTGATGAATGACGAGACGCTGGAAGCCCTGGCCAAACAGGCTCGAAGTCATGCTGACGCAGGGGCCGATGTCGTGGCTCCGTCGGACATGATGGACGGTCGGGTAGCGCGAATTCGCGCTGAGCTGGACGCTGGCGGGCATATCCTCACGCGCATCCTGGCCTATTCGGCGAAATACGCGTCGAGCTATTACGGCCCGTTCCGTGACGCGGTGGGTTCTGCCGGGAACCTTGCGGGCGGAAACAAGTACACGTACCAGATGGACCCCGCCAACAGTGACGAGGCGATTCGCGAGGTGAGCCTCGACATTGCCGAGGGCGCCGACATGTTCATGGTGAAGCCGGGTATGCCGTATCTCGACATTGTGCGTCGCGTCAAGAATGAGCTGCAGGTGCCGACCTTCGTCTATCAGGTGAGCGGAGAGTTCGCCATGCTCAAGGCTGCTGCGGCCAATGGTTGGCTGGACGAAAAGGCGTGTGCGCTGGAAGCACTGGTGGCGTTCAAGCGCGCCGGCGCTGATGGCGTGCTGACATACTACGCGCTCGAGGCTGCGCGCTGGTTGAAGGCGTAA
- the grxC gene encoding glutaredoxin 3: MSALVKMYATRTCPYCIRAEALLIHKGVTNIDKILVDAEPARRDEMEAASGGGRTVPQIFINGSHVGGCDDLYALEHAGKLDALLAAGAD; the protein is encoded by the coding sequence ATGAGCGCGCTCGTCAAGATGTACGCTACCCGGACCTGCCCCTACTGCATTCGTGCCGAAGCACTGCTTATTCATAAGGGTGTCACGAACATCGACAAGATTCTCGTCGACGCGGAACCGGCGCGTCGCGACGAAATGGAGGCCGCCAGCGGCGGCGGTCGCACCGTTCCGCAGATTTTCATCAATGGCTCACACGTAGGCGGCTGCGACGACCTGTACGCGCTTGAACATGCCGGCAAGCTCGACGCACTGCTGGCCGCTGGCGCCGACTGA
- the gpmA gene encoding 2,3-diphosphoglycerate-dependent phosphoglycerate mutase, producing the protein MYKIVLLRHGESTWNKENRFTGWTDVDLTEKGNEEAKAAGELLRSEGFAFDVAFTSVLKRANKTLNIVLEKLDALWLPVEHSWRLNERHYGALQGLNKAETAAEYGDDQVLVWRRSYDTPPPALEDGDERLTPEDPRYASLPAGQFPRTECLKDTVARVVPYWETVIVPRILSGDRILIAAHGNSIRALIKYLDGVSDQEIVGLNIPTAQPLVYELDENCKPIKHYYLADEDTIKAAQAAVASQGKAKA; encoded by the coding sequence ATGTACAAGATCGTATTGCTCAGACACGGCGAATCCACCTGGAACAAGGAAAATCGCTTCACCGGATGGACGGATGTCGACCTGACCGAGAAGGGAAATGAAGAAGCCAAGGCAGCAGGCGAGCTGCTGCGCAGCGAAGGCTTCGCGTTCGATGTTGCCTTCACGTCCGTGCTCAAGCGTGCGAACAAGACGCTCAACATCGTGCTCGAAAAGCTCGACGCCCTGTGGCTGCCGGTCGAGCATTCCTGGCGCCTCAACGAGCGCCACTACGGCGCGCTTCAGGGGCTGAACAAGGCCGAGACCGCCGCCGAATACGGTGATGATCAGGTCCTGGTGTGGCGCCGTTCGTACGATACGCCGCCACCGGCGCTGGAAGACGGTGACGAGCGCCTGACGCCGGAAGATCCGCGCTATGCTTCGTTGCCAGCTGGTCAGTTCCCGCGCACCGAGTGCCTCAAGGATACGGTGGCCCGAGTGGTGCCCTACTGGGAAACGGTGATCGTGCCGCGCATCCTCTCCGGTGATCGCATCCTGATCGCAGCGCACGGCAACAGCATCCGTGCCCTTATCAAGTATCTCGATGGCGTGAGTGATCAGGAAATCGTCGGGCTGAACATCCCGACGGCGCAGCCGCTGGTCTATGAACTGGACGAAAACTGCAAGCCGATCAAGCATTACTACCTTGCCGACGAAGACACCATCAAGGCAGCGCAGGCGGCCGTTGCCAGCCAGGGCAAGGCCAAGGCCTGA
- a CDS encoding SH3 domain-containing protein: MARRVLTRLALIAILGALSAPSMALDYRAAAKTSVLYDTPSPAGKKLYIVNADTPLEVVVTLEKWIKVRARDGKLAWIARNDLADYQSVMVTTEQAAVRSEARDDAPPSFMAANSVLLRVTGPAQGAWLPVRHADGQTGFVRKVDVWGY, from the coding sequence ATGGCTCGTCGCGTTCTGACGCGCCTGGCCCTGATCGCCATCCTGGGTGCGCTCAGCGCACCTTCGATGGCGCTCGACTATCGGGCCGCCGCCAAGACGAGCGTGCTGTATGACACGCCGTCTCCGGCGGGCAAAAAGCTCTACATCGTCAATGCAGACACACCACTTGAAGTCGTGGTGACACTGGAAAAATGGATCAAGGTGCGCGCACGCGACGGCAAGCTTGCGTGGATTGCGCGGAACGACCTGGCCGACTACCAGTCGGTCATGGTCACCACCGAGCAAGCGGCCGTCCGGAGCGAGGCTCGCGACGATGCACCGCCCAGTTTCATGGCCGCCAACAGTGTCCTCCTGCGCGTCACCGGCCCTGCCCAAGGCGCCTGGCTACCTGTCCGCCACGCAGATGGCCAGACCGGCTTCGTGCGCAAGGTTGACGTCTGGGGCTATTGA
- the secB gene encoding protein-export chaperone SecB — protein sequence MTENTQPVFTIEKLYIRDLSVEVPNAPKVFLERENPQINVQLRNDGKQIDDGVYEVVLTVTVTAKIGEDKTVFLVEAAQAGIFQIRNVPETDIEPIMMIGCANILFPYAREAVSDAVTRAGFQPVLLAPVNFEAMYQARQQAGEGAAEATVQ from the coding sequence ATGACCGAGAACACCCAACCCGTCTTCACCATCGAAAAACTCTACATTCGCGACCTGTCCGTCGAAGTGCCCAATGCACCCAAGGTCTTCCTGGAACGCGAAAATCCGCAGATCAACGTGCAACTGCGCAACGATGGCAAACAGATCGACGATGGCGTGTACGAAGTCGTGCTGACCGTCACCGTGACGGCAAAGATCGGGGAAGACAAAACCGTTTTCCTGGTTGAAGCGGCCCAGGCCGGCATTTTCCAGATTCGCAACGTGCCTGAGACCGACATCGAGCCCATCATGATGATCGGCTGCGCCAACATCCTGTTTCCGTATGCCCGTGAAGCAGTCTCTGACGCCGTCACCCGTGCAGGCTTCCAGCCGGTCCTGCTGGCTCCGGTGAACTTCGAAGCCATGTACCAGGCCCGTCAGCAGGCTGGCGAAGGCGCCGCCGAAGCCACGGTTCAGTAA
- the yihA gene encoding ribosome biogenesis GTP-binding protein YihA/YsxC → MSLFRHATFEISIAEPKGLPAPNGPEVAFAGRSNAGKSSAINTLAAHTRLAFVSKTPGRTQLINFFRLRNGAVMVDLPGYGYAEVPEKIRKQWQRLLEIYLTERPNLVGLVLIMDSRRPLTPLDRQMLDWFAPSGRPVHCLLTKSDKLTRSEAAKTLAATRKQVAAEWGDQVSVQLFSSLKKTGMDEVEKTVGPWLESALGGYTDAAPDA, encoded by the coding sequence ATGTCCCTGTTTCGTCACGCGACTTTCGAAATCTCCATTGCCGAGCCCAAAGGGCTGCCGGCACCCAACGGGCCAGAGGTGGCATTTGCGGGGCGATCCAACGCCGGTAAATCGAGCGCAATCAATACGCTCGCTGCACACACCCGACTTGCCTTCGTCTCCAAAACCCCTGGTCGGACGCAACTGATCAACTTCTTCAGACTGCGTAACGGTGCCGTGATGGTTGATCTGCCCGGCTACGGCTATGCCGAGGTGCCGGAGAAGATCCGCAAGCAGTGGCAGCGCCTGCTGGAGATCTACCTGACCGAACGCCCGAATCTGGTGGGGCTGGTGCTCATCATGGATTCGCGTCGGCCACTGACCCCGCTTGATCGTCAGATGCTCGACTGGTTCGCGCCCAGCGGCCGTCCGGTGCACTGTCTGCTGACCAAATCGGACAAGCTCACCCGCAGTGAGGCGGCGAAAACGCTGGCGGCCACGCGCAAGCAGGTCGCTGCCGAGTGGGGCGACCAGGTGTCGGTGCAGCTCTTTTCCAGTCTCAAGAAGACCGGTATGGACGAAGTCGAAAAGACGGTGGGGCCCTGGCTCGAGTCGGCGCTCGGGGGATACACCGACGCCGCACCGGATGCGTGA
- the bioC gene encoding malonyl-ACP O-methyltransferase BioC — translation MPESFQINSRHVRRQFERAAARYAEADVLARVTAEQMLERLEGINHTPARILELGCGQGRDIDALAKRYPDARIHAMDVAHAMVRQIEPTKGLLTRLLRKTPVIDRLVGTATALPLKAGSVDMVWSNLMLNWLDDPAPALREAHRIMQVGGMLMFSTLGPDTLKELRAALGEAGSAHVHPFIDMHDLGDALIKAGFADPVMDMDTLTLTYADFDGLMADLRLSGSTNASEQRARGLGQRTVWLTARERYEQARQDGRLPATFEVVYGHAWKPEPKTIDDGRDIIRFQPYPGRGA, via the coding sequence ATGCCTGAAAGTTTCCAGATCAATTCCCGCCATGTCCGGCGCCAGTTCGAACGTGCCGCAGCACGTTACGCCGAGGCCGACGTGCTGGCGCGCGTCACCGCCGAACAGATGCTAGAGCGCCTTGAGGGTATCAACCACACCCCTGCACGCATACTCGAGCTGGGATGCGGCCAGGGACGCGACATCGATGCCCTCGCCAAGCGCTATCCAGACGCGCGTATTCATGCCATGGACGTTGCGCATGCCATGGTCAGACAGATCGAGCCCACCAAAGGCCTGCTGACGCGCCTGTTACGCAAAACCCCCGTCATTGACCGCCTTGTTGGCACAGCGACAGCGTTGCCGCTGAAGGCAGGCAGCGTCGACATGGTGTGGTCCAACCTGATGCTCAATTGGCTGGACGACCCAGCCCCGGCATTACGGGAAGCTCACCGGATCATGCAAGTGGGGGGCATGCTGATGTTCTCAACGCTCGGCCCTGACACGCTCAAGGAACTGCGTGCAGCCCTCGGGGAGGCCGGCAGTGCTCATGTCCACCCCTTCATCGACATGCACGATCTGGGCGACGCGCTGATCAAGGCCGGCTTCGCCGATCCGGTGATGGATATGGACACCCTCACCCTCACCTACGCCGACTTCGACGGCTTGATGGCGGACCTGCGTCTGTCAGGCAGCACCAACGCATCCGAGCAGCGCGCACGAGGCCTTGGCCAGCGCACCGTATGGCTTACTGCCCGTGAGCGCTACGAGCAAGCGCGCCAGGACGGTCGCCTGCCCGCCACGTTCGAGGTGGTGTATGGGCACGCCTGGAAGCCCGAGCCCAAAACCATCGACGACGGGCGCGACATCATCCGTTTCCAGCCCTATCCGGGACGAGGCGCCTGA